One Halobacterium zhouii genomic region harbors:
- a CDS encoding helix-turn-helix transcriptional regulator yields MSGVSEEQRVVEEIEFLARSPNRVRLLEAIREAGTIEKQTLQNQFDMVRTTLVRNLETLEERGWVQASSQGTYTLTCAGEVVAESFSEVMDTVRITKRLQPFLKWLPSDEFDLDLRLLADAEITCSTTNDPYAPVQEHVKKIKQTERARIFLSVMGQQPLEEVRTRILNGDAIFESVVEPGIEETINANARYRDLFEEQIASGGHNVFVYEGTIPYYLGILDDTVQIGAEDDEGVPRALLETDSADVREWAEQTYANYQQEARPLAVLGEQSDEGDSGRD; encoded by the coding sequence ATGAGTGGTGTTAGCGAGGAACAGAGGGTGGTAGAAGAGATTGAGTTTTTAGCCCGATCGCCGAACCGCGTTCGCCTGTTGGAGGCGATTCGAGAGGCAGGCACGATCGAAAAGCAGACCCTTCAGAACCAGTTCGACATGGTTCGAACGACCCTTGTCCGAAATCTCGAAACGTTAGAAGAGCGAGGATGGGTTCAAGCCTCAAGTCAGGGTACGTACACGCTTACTTGTGCGGGTGAGGTAGTCGCGGAATCGTTCTCTGAAGTGATGGATACTGTCCGAATAACGAAGCGACTCCAACCGTTTTTGAAATGGCTGCCCTCGGACGAATTTGATCTTGATCTTCGGTTGCTTGCGGACGCGGAGATCACTTGTTCGACGACAAACGACCCATACGCTCCTGTACAAGAACATGTGAAAAAGATTAAACAGACAGAAAGGGCTCGGATTTTCCTCTCGGTGATGGGACAACAACCGCTGGAGGAGGTCCGAACACGCATACTCAACGGAGACGCGATTTTTGAATCGGTGGTTGAACCAGGCATTGAAGAAACGATAAACGCGAACGCCCGCTACAGAGATTTGTTTGAAGAACAGATAGCGTCTGGCGGTCACAACGTGTTCGTGTACGAGGGGACGATCCCGTACTACCTCGGTATTCTCGACGATACTGTACAGATCGGTGCGGAGGACGATGAGGGCGTGCCTCGTGCCCTACTTGAAACTGATTCGGCGGATGTGCGGGAGTGGGCTGAACAAACGTACGCAAATTACCAGCAAGAAGCAAGACCACTCGCGGTTCTCGGAGAGCAGAGCGATGAAGGAGATAGTGGACGAGATTGA
- a CDS encoding nucleotidyltransferase domain-containing protein codes for MSHQAELDDAQNTSISLSIPAPNQELFKHKATDDVLLFLTNHRFSRFSLREVANQIGHAQQTVRRAADTLVDNGLVVESPDGNQRLVQINRSRLSIPDDPILRIPQPEFQAPTKAAVDELVSHLDGVVGVILYGSVARGEADRRSDIDLWVLTQGERTANQREAHAIARDVEGMEFDGNRYAYDIDVEAVQAVPTYLEDIQEIVVSGIPVYKTDNFEIVENLLLEGSDDSE; via the coding sequence ATGAGCCATCAAGCGGAATTAGACGATGCTCAAAACACCTCGATATCCCTCTCGATACCCGCCCCAAACCAGGAATTATTCAAACACAAGGCGACCGACGATGTTCTCCTCTTTTTAACAAACCACCGGTTCAGTCGCTTCTCACTTCGCGAGGTCGCGAACCAAATCGGGCACGCCCAGCAGACCGTCCGCCGAGCCGCCGACACCCTCGTGGATAACGGACTCGTCGTCGAATCACCCGACGGTAATCAGCGACTCGTCCAAATCAACCGGAGTCGGCTCTCGATTCCGGACGATCCGATTCTCCGCATCCCCCAGCCAGAGTTCCAAGCACCTACCAAAGCCGCCGTTGACGAGCTTGTTTCCCATCTAGACGGCGTCGTCGGTGTCATCCTCTACGGGAGTGTCGCCCGTGGCGAAGCTGACCGGCGCAGCGACATCGACCTCTGGGTGCTCACCCAGGGAGAACGAACTGCAAACCAGCGGGAAGCACATGCCATCGCGCGTGACGTCGAAGGCATGGAGTTCGACGGGAACCGGTACGCCTACGACATCGACGTCGAAGCCGTCCAGGCGGTTCCAACGTATTTGGAGGACATCCAGGAAATCGTCGTCTCGGGCATCCCGGTTTACAAGACGGACAACTTCGAGATCGTCGAAAACCTCCTTCTTGAAGGAAGTGACGACAGTGAGTGA
- a CDS encoding DUF7344 domain-containing protein yields MTTDVDFDSVAVFSLLGNRRRLLIVGYLSLFEEGTSVEVRHLARVVRGVELGKPPRLVSSNDYESAYNSLIQTHLPKLAAHNVVEYDASRKTLSPTHRIAQCALLAQITHYLN; encoded by the coding sequence ATGACGACTGATGTCGATTTCGACTCGGTCGCTGTCTTCTCCCTTCTCGGGAACAGACGGCGATTACTCATCGTTGGATATCTCTCCCTGTTCGAGGAAGGTACTTCAGTGGAGGTTCGGCACCTTGCCCGCGTTGTTCGCGGAGTCGAGTTGGGGAAGCCACCACGGTTGGTGAGCTCTAATGATTACGAATCAGCCTACAACTCCCTCATCCAGACTCACCTCCCAAAACTCGCAGCGCACAATGTTGTCGAGTACGATGCCTCGCGTAAGACGCTCTCACCGACACATCGTATTGCTCAATGCGCACTCCTGGCGCAAATCACTCACTACCTCAACTGA
- the csa3 gene encoding CRISPR-associated CARF protein Csa3, whose protein sequence is MRTYIAPIGYDSTRVTRPILSQGIERETRINLLIPTTTTDDSRGAQAIDDVRRMVEQIEPSVEVETTKVPHDDFETAIGICGSLIDAAGGEVVIIFGGGARDIFLPLTVAALSQTNQIHASYQFSDIDGEVRERTLPDLTANAPAQAKSTLDTIRGLDTPVSLTDITAAVNVSKSTVTRHVKLLERHGLVTSETHGKTKVVEVTPTGRLLISRANSPM, encoded by the coding sequence ATGCGAACATACATCGCTCCAATTGGTTACGATAGTACCCGGGTGACACGCCCCATCCTCAGTCAAGGGATTGAGCGCGAGACACGTATCAACCTGCTCATTCCGACAACCACGACGGACGATAGTCGCGGTGCACAAGCGATCGACGATGTTCGTCGGATGGTCGAACAGATAGAACCTAGTGTTGAGGTTGAGACGACTAAGGTCCCACACGACGACTTCGAGACCGCGATTGGAATCTGTGGTTCACTCATCGACGCTGCCGGCGGGGAGGTTGTCATCATTTTCGGTGGCGGTGCCCGCGACATCTTTCTCCCACTCACTGTTGCCGCCCTCTCACAAACGAACCAGATTCACGCGAGTTACCAGTTCAGCGATATCGACGGTGAAGTCCGCGAGCGAACCTTGCCGGATCTCACTGCGAACGCACCCGCCCAGGCCAAGTCGACACTCGATACAATTCGTGGACTTGACACTCCTGTTTCGCTCACTGATATCACTGCCGCCGTTAACGTCTCAAAGAGTACGGTGACCCGACACGTGAAACTCCTCGAGCGACACGGACTCGTCACGTCGGAAACACACGGCAAGACAAAAGTCGTCGAAGTAACCCCGACAGGACGACTGCTCATCTCCCGAGCGAATAGCCCGATGTGA
- a CDS encoding DEAD/DEAH box helicase: MEAYRNHFIGAGGRAARNVAHRFEATDNGEDSVIGFRGPYLQALDVANWSTESWLSFSKHAGLHPLVRLAFEDIGFRRLYDFQERSIETILDGQDTVITAATGRGKTEAWLIPILDYILKANQGKAAESDPDDVKAVLTYPTKALAQDQLKRLIQYLYRINSELPTNDRITVGIYDGDTPSNMSSRAEGYLNATFKYFECPGYNDALEKCQNCGKSVHVRNNGQRYELEPEKKQCVDDVPLDFLRLTKNEILEEGVDILLTNPDTINLKLINTNASDEHDAFVYEPQFFVFDEVHTYDGLFGSYTAALTKRIRALREARGVDSPQVIASSATVENDVELFRRISGAADVAHVDENPRTLDPPPLDELPAALYEESITAAQLRRAVRGERPFPTALDSFEPSIDDPSAVDNESLDELLGDALFEHLTTTSNNSVVHAVQLLHQELAEEPRTREAFLNSLQSEYSLTGDQAETALENFRTLGEYSGLLENRSHLFSWPLDGFYTCAQCAAVYRSPQDTCSECDSGFVTRATYCRRCAEEALVAWYCPECDQLESYAPSEEGSFASRDEQYCGRCQAARDKKVRLLRVTFTPRLECQSCGSTEERSVIKTCTCGAAMTRTAVDEWTCTNPQCSRTTPADAGCPDCGAKQRVLQRSDGAVECPSCGQTYDAADTPRRCTCGHSVVNTRLIPWVCTHDNCTHQYYSPTPPTECQCSAETFVKQGLFEVFENDHCTECDTAVLPGSSCTCDDPEIQQQADAYQSYQTITATGRVVPVRGNTSAIPCRHQRLSYRIGQRYDELVRSPNNIAVTTSQYMLREVADDEDYSSAKMLSFADSHRDMKELGRDFNEPEVESLLDQALIEAIRTTDDLWPALDDILTESLACIDALHNELSPPRNLQDVAFDLKDHLVDRARRFMDTEDAIRNRLRRRAIPHSYTQRFRERGGSLASDGIVDVRIDPTVLADLPDAERDLLRSVIDHGNGCPVDSIAERIDDQPRASVVGSLIERGVLDDESEDYLSLNPAALELTLAGDGDGIKYIPESAKFSPSWLGQVGLRSRDAVPFETTLAERANPNHPQFHQRAYRAEYSRARILIAKVYLGMTDKRERRELEYLFREGNYPHFLSSGPTMELGVDIGDLDALLLYGVPPNMNAYLQRVGRAGRSSHSSLVHSVSQRNPIDYYYYEEPTDLISADPKPVPLNEHNEEVLRVSLSWAVFDYIAANFVVPWEIEGWGANATVSGGDDFKRRSGDTDDSDYGKLTHLMTLPVSKLGLDTDVSKLAALGTIVSDNEQQIREYLCSLLAYQYCTDCSAKYDRSATIDTCRVEECDGQVLDAQEEFGDLVDEAVASFQDRYLNQYRTYRDRLVEEQQALSQERTDLRREKRHAGRDESTRLRRRENAVAERISALQDHLDTLERQSYSDFLQNARTSKFAFNMRNVSNNVGLTLVTEQDGEYDRREVGGNYGGRSVRMAIQELHPAAAYLDDGETYVVSHLRTDDFESSTLREQVVDADTDTDQLAEEKVCSACHTSHPLSASECSCDHDAPLKRRRLVAMDSVESHRDDLRMSKGGDPARELYQKPGEEVQNTYAERETSVLEFNPVESFRVCDGDGTPVGTLEYGDYTVLTHTRSYQAKYKNGETDPRPTPFEVCGEENCPGVVYRDDDGHAQCSADSEHSPNRRGADSEYVRLGYSYETSGVRVSLDDAEASHTFVHGLRVALQSLGGVNIREINETTADDHVDLLDAQEGGANIAKLLVERDAGDFQNFQHAMELIHDHFVCDCEDGCPMCLYQYGCDEHNQPRSFARDTVLDYFEPGLPTIMPTKTSTTNPQSTDP, from the coding sequence ATGGAAGCCTACCGGAATCACTTCATCGGTGCTGGTGGACGAGCGGCGCGGAACGTCGCGCACCGCTTCGAAGCTACCGATAACGGCGAGGATTCCGTCATCGGCTTCCGCGGTCCGTATCTGCAGGCGCTTGACGTCGCGAACTGGAGCACAGAGTCGTGGCTCTCGTTCAGCAAGCATGCCGGTCTCCATCCCCTTGTCCGACTTGCGTTCGAGGATATCGGGTTCCGACGACTCTACGACTTTCAGGAGAGGAGTATCGAGACGATCTTAGACGGACAGGACACGGTTATTACGGCCGCAACTGGTCGGGGGAAGACCGAAGCATGGCTAATCCCGATTCTCGACTACATTCTCAAAGCAAATCAAGGGAAGGCCGCTGAGAGCGACCCCGACGACGTCAAAGCAGTCCTCACGTATCCGACGAAGGCGCTCGCACAAGACCAGTTGAAGCGCCTGATCCAGTACCTCTACCGGATCAACTCGGAGCTCCCGACGAACGATCGCATCACGGTCGGAATCTACGACGGTGACACACCGAGTAATATGTCATCGCGTGCGGAGGGCTACCTGAATGCGACGTTCAAGTACTTCGAGTGTCCGGGTTACAACGACGCACTCGAGAAGTGCCAGAACTGCGGGAAGAGTGTTCACGTTCGGAACAATGGCCAGCGCTACGAACTCGAACCCGAGAAAAAGCAGTGCGTCGACGACGTGCCTTTAGACTTCCTCCGGTTAACGAAGAACGAAATCCTCGAAGAGGGCGTCGATATCCTCCTCACGAACCCGGACACAATCAATCTCAAACTCATCAACACGAACGCGAGCGACGAACACGACGCATTCGTCTACGAGCCACAGTTCTTCGTCTTCGACGAGGTCCACACCTACGACGGCCTCTTTGGGAGTTATACAGCGGCACTCACGAAGCGCATTCGTGCACTACGGGAGGCACGCGGTGTCGACTCCCCGCAGGTGATCGCGAGCAGCGCTACCGTCGAGAACGACGTCGAACTGTTCCGCCGAATCAGCGGTGCAGCGGACGTTGCGCACGTCGACGAGAACCCACGCACACTCGACCCACCACCACTTGATGAGTTGCCAGCAGCCCTCTACGAGGAATCGATCACTGCCGCACAATTACGTCGCGCAGTCCGCGGCGAGAGACCGTTCCCGACTGCACTCGACTCATTCGAACCGTCCATAGACGACCCAAGTGCGGTCGACAACGAAAGCCTCGACGAACTGCTCGGTGACGCACTCTTCGAGCACCTCACCACGACATCGAATAACTCCGTCGTACACGCTGTACAGCTTCTCCATCAAGAACTCGCTGAGGAACCCCGGACGCGCGAGGCGTTCCTCAACAGCCTCCAGTCGGAGTACTCGCTCACAGGCGACCAGGCGGAGACCGCCCTTGAGAACTTTCGGACACTCGGGGAGTACTCGGGCTTACTAGAGAACCGCAGTCACCTCTTCTCGTGGCCACTCGATGGATTCTACACCTGCGCGCAATGTGCGGCCGTCTATCGCTCTCCACAGGATACGTGCTCGGAATGTGACTCTGGATTCGTCACCCGCGCGACGTACTGCCGCCGGTGTGCTGAGGAAGCGCTCGTGGCGTGGTACTGCCCCGAATGCGATCAACTCGAATCCTACGCACCGTCCGAAGAGGGGAGTTTCGCATCACGAGATGAGCAGTACTGCGGGCGGTGTCAGGCTGCACGCGACAAGAAGGTCCGTCTGCTCCGGGTGACGTTCACACCCCGACTAGAGTGTCAGTCCTGTGGCTCCACCGAGGAACGCAGCGTCATCAAAACCTGCACGTGCGGGGCGGCGATGACACGCACTGCCGTCGACGAATGGACGTGCACAAACCCCCAGTGCTCTCGAACGACACCCGCAGACGCGGGCTGTCCAGACTGCGGTGCAAAACAACGCGTGCTCCAACGGAGTGACGGGGCCGTTGAATGCCCATCCTGTGGGCAGACGTACGACGCTGCAGACACACCGCGTCGATGCACGTGTGGCCACTCAGTCGTGAACACCCGCCTTATCCCCTGGGTGTGTACGCACGACAACTGCACACACCAGTACTACTCTCCAACGCCGCCGACAGAGTGCCAATGTAGCGCAGAGACGTTCGTCAAACAGGGACTCTTCGAGGTCTTCGAGAACGACCACTGTACCGAGTGCGATACGGCCGTCCTTCCAGGGTCATCCTGTACGTGTGACGACCCAGAGATACAGCAGCAGGCGGACGCCTACCAGTCCTATCAGACAATCACCGCAACCGGCCGTGTCGTTCCGGTTCGAGGCAATACGTCGGCCATTCCCTGCCGCCACCAGCGACTCAGCTATCGAATCGGACAGCGCTACGACGAACTGGTCCGCAGCCCCAACAATATCGCCGTCACGACCTCGCAGTATATGCTCCGTGAAGTCGCTGATGACGAAGACTACTCGTCGGCGAAAATGCTGTCGTTCGCCGACTCCCATCGCGACATGAAGGAACTCGGCCGCGACTTCAACGAACCGGAGGTCGAGTCACTCCTCGACCAAGCACTCATCGAGGCAATCCGCACTACTGACGACCTGTGGCCAGCCCTCGACGATATCCTCACAGAATCACTGGCGTGTATCGACGCACTCCACAATGAACTTAGCCCGCCACGCAACCTCCAGGATGTCGCATTCGACCTGAAAGACCACCTCGTTGACCGCGCCCGCCGGTTCATGGACACCGAAGACGCGATTCGGAATCGTCTCCGTCGACGGGCGATCCCCCACAGCTACACGCAGCGGTTTCGAGAGCGCGGCGGTTCACTCGCTTCGGACGGCATCGTCGACGTTCGAATCGATCCGACAGTCCTGGCAGATCTTCCTGATGCCGAGCGTGACCTGCTACGTAGCGTCATCGATCACGGGAACGGTTGTCCCGTTGACTCGATCGCGGAACGCATCGACGACCAGCCTCGTGCCTCGGTCGTCGGGTCGCTGATCGAGCGTGGCGTCCTTGACGATGAGAGTGAGGACTATCTCTCGCTGAATCCGGCAGCGTTAGAACTGACGCTCGCCGGTGATGGTGACGGTATCAAGTACATCCCCGAGTCGGCGAAATTCTCGCCGTCGTGGCTTGGCCAAGTCGGACTCCGCTCGCGTGACGCGGTTCCATTCGAGACCACACTCGCAGAACGCGCCAATCCGAACCATCCACAATTCCATCAACGAGCGTACCGTGCAGAGTACTCACGAGCGCGTATCCTCATCGCAAAAGTCTACTTGGGGATGACGGACAAACGCGAGCGCCGTGAACTTGAGTACCTCTTCCGCGAGGGGAACTATCCACACTTCCTCTCCTCGGGGCCGACGATGGAACTTGGTGTCGACATCGGTGACCTCGACGCACTTCTGCTGTATGGGGTGCCGCCGAACATGAACGCGTACCTCCAGCGTGTCGGCCGCGCCGGCCGAAGTTCACACTCCTCGCTCGTCCACAGTGTCAGCCAGCGCAACCCGATCGACTACTACTATTACGAGGAGCCGACGGATCTCATCAGCGCGGATCCGAAGCCCGTTCCGCTCAACGAGCATAACGAGGAGGTCCTTCGTGTCTCCCTCTCGTGGGCCGTCTTCGACTACATCGCGGCGAACTTCGTCGTCCCCTGGGAGATTGAAGGATGGGGGGCGAACGCAACTGTCTCTGGTGGCGATGACTTCAAACGTCGCAGCGGCGACACGGACGATTCCGACTACGGGAAACTAACCCATCTGATGACGCTCCCCGTATCGAAGCTCGGCCTTGACACCGATGTCTCGAAACTCGCCGCTCTCGGGACGATCGTCAGCGACAACGAACAGCAGATACGTGAGTACTTGTGTTCCCTGCTCGCGTACCAGTACTGCACCGACTGTAGCGCAAAATACGACCGCTCGGCCACGATTGACACGTGTCGCGTCGAGGAGTGCGACGGCCAGGTTCTCGACGCACAGGAAGAGTTCGGTGACCTCGTCGACGAGGCGGTAGCGTCCTTCCAAGACCGCTACCTGAATCAGTATCGGACGTACCGTGATCGCCTCGTCGAAGAACAGCAGGCGTTGAGTCAGGAGCGGACTGACCTTCGCCGGGAGAAGCGACACGCTGGGCGAGACGAGTCGACGCGTCTTCGCCGTCGTGAGAACGCAGTGGCAGAACGGATCAGCGCACTTCAGGACCATCTCGATACGCTCGAGCGACAGTCGTACTCCGATTTCCTCCAGAACGCTCGTACCAGCAAGTTCGCATTCAATATGCGGAACGTCTCGAACAACGTCGGTTTGACGTTGGTCACTGAGCAAGACGGCGAGTACGATCGCCGCGAGGTCGGCGGTAACTATGGCGGACGGAGCGTCCGCATGGCCATTCAGGAACTCCACCCTGCAGCCGCATATCTTGACGACGGAGAGACGTACGTCGTTAGCCACCTCCGGACAGACGACTTCGAGTCGTCGACGCTCCGTGAGCAAGTTGTGGACGCCGATACCGACACCGACCAACTCGCCGAAGAGAAGGTCTGTAGTGCGTGCCATACGTCGCATCCCCTCTCCGCGTCCGAATGCTCCTGTGACCACGACGCCCCGCTCAAACGTCGGCGCCTCGTCGCGATGGATAGCGTCGAATCCCACCGTGACGATCTCCGCATGAGTAAGGGGGGTGATCCGGCGCGAGAACTCTATCAGAAACCTGGAGAGGAAGTCCAGAACACCTACGCTGAGCGTGAGACGTCCGTTCTGGAGTTCAATCCCGTTGAGTCGTTCCGCGTCTGTGATGGCGACGGGACACCGGTCGGAACACTCGAGTACGGTGACTACACGGTGCTCACGCACACTAGGAGCTACCAAGCGAAGTACAAGAACGGGGAGACCGATCCGCGTCCGACCCCGTTCGAGGTCTGCGGAGAGGAGAACTGTCCCGGTGTCGTCTATCGTGACGACGACGGACACGCGCAGTGCTCCGCCGACTCTGAACACAGTCCGAACCGCCGGGGTGCCGACTCCGAGTACGTCCGACTCGGCTATTCCTACGAGACGAGCGGCGTCCGTGTTTCACTCGACGACGCCGAGGCGTCACACACGTTCGTCCACGGGCTCCGTGTCGCGCTCCAGTCGCTTGGCGGAGTAAACATCAGAGAGATCAACGAGACGACGGCCGACGACCACGTCGACTTGCTCGACGCCCAGGAAGGCGGTGCAAACATCGCCAAACTGCTCGTTGAGCGCGACGCAGGCGACTTCCAGAACTTCCAGCACGCCATGGAACTGATCCACGACCATTTCGTCTGCGACTGCGAAGACGGCTGTCCGATGTGTCTCTACCAGTACGGTTGCGACGAACACAACCAGCCACGGTCGTTCGCACGCGACACCGTTCTCGACTATTTCGAACCTGGACTGCCGACAATCATGCCGACCAAGACATCCACCACCAACCCTCAATCCACTGACCCATGA